A genomic stretch from Pempheris klunzingeri isolate RE-2024b chromosome 23, fPemKlu1.hap1, whole genome shotgun sequence includes:
- the LOC139223272 gene encoding uncharacterized protein, which produces MVTFTLMAAFLCTCSWISVSVSQFQAVEVQPGGEVTLMCSNFTTLPLHIIWFRLADTPNISCVSFMSNSDANASFCDGFKNGKFHMTSNTSTIFLRIKDVNSSDSGLYFCGVRSDNNSVIVSGAYLRVQEAFDGITKPMSVILGALIIPLILVIIGLVVKIQRLQTAHKGGQNPQHSQNLDSDNLNYAALSFHPKAKRNRRPASETQQTVYAATR; this is translated from the exons ATGGTGACTTTTACCTTGATGGCAGCTTTCCTCTGTACCTGCA GCTGGATCTCTGTCTCGGTTTCTCAGTTTCAAGCTGTGGAGGTTCAGCCTGGTGGAGAGGTCACACTGATGTGCTCCAACTTTACCACTTTGCCCCTTCACATTATCTGGTTCAGACTGGCCGATACACCAAACATCAGCTGCGTCTCCTTTATGTCGAACTCTGATGCCAACGCTTCATTCTGTGATGGATTTAAAAATGGCAAATTTCATATGACATCCAACACATCCACCATCTTTCTCAGGATCAAAGACGTGAACTCGTCTGACTCTGGACTGTATTTCTGTGGAGTTCGCTCAGATAATAACTCTGTAATTGTCAGTGGAGCATATTTAAGGGTTCAAG AAGCATTTGATGGAATAACAAAGCCGATGAGTGTGATCCTGGGTGCTCTGATCATTCCTCTCATTCTGGTCATCATCGGTCTGGTTGTCAAAATCCAGAGACTTCAAACAG CTCATAAGGGGGGACAAAATCCACAACACAGTCAG AACCTGGACTCTGATAACCTGAACTATGCAGCGCTGAGTTTCCATCCAAAAGCAAAGCGCAACAGACGGCCTGCATCGGAGACCCAGCAGACTGTGTATGCTGCCACCAGATAG
- the LOC139223273 gene encoding uncharacterized protein — protein MVTFTLMAAFLCTCSWISVSVSQFHAVEVQPGGEVTLMCSNFTTLPSHIFWFRLADTPNISCVSFMSNSDANASFCDGFKNGKFDMTSNTSTIFLRIKDVNSSDSGLYFCGVCSNNNSVIVSGAYLRVQGKIDIKRKIFRLEAFDGITKPMSVILGALIIPLILVIIGLVVKIQRLQTAHKGGQNPQHSQNLDSDNLNYAALSFHPKAKRNRRPASETQQTVYAATR, from the exons ATGGTGACTTTTACCTTGATGGCAGCTTTCCTCTGTACCTGCA GCTGGATCTCTGTCTCAGTTTCTCAGTTTCACGCTGTGGAGGTTCAGCCTGGTGGAGAGGTCACACTGATGTGCTCCAACTTTACCACTTTGCCCTCTCACATTTTCTGGTTCAGACTGGCCGATACACCAAACATCAGCTGCGTCTCCTTTATGTCGAACTCTGATGCCAACGCTTCATTCTGTGATGGATTTAAAAATGGCAAATTTGATATGACATCCAACACATCCACCATCTTTCTCAGGATCAAAGACGTGAACTCGTCTGACTCTGGACTGTATTTCTGTGGAGTTTGTTCAAATAATAACTCTGTAATTGTCAGTGGAGCATATTTAAGGGTTCAAGGCAAGATTGATATCA aaAGAAAGATCTTTCGTTTAGAAGCATTTGATGGAATAACAAAGCCGATGAGTGTGATCCTGGGTGCTCTGATCATTCCTCTCATTCTGGTCATCATCGGTCTGGTTGTCAAAATCCAGAGACTTCAAACAG CTCATAAGGGGGGACAAAATCCACAACACAGTCAG AACCTGGACTCTGATAACCTGAACTATGCAGCGCTGAGTTTCCATCCAAAAGCAAAGCGCAACAGACGGCCTGCATCGGAGACCCAGCAGACTGTGTATGCTGCCACCAGATAG
- the LOC139223064 gene encoding uncharacterized protein — translation MVTFTLMAAFLCTCSWISVSVSQFQAVEVQPGGEVTLMCSNFTSLLSHIFWFRLADTPNISCVSFMLNSDANASFCDGFKNGKFDMTSNTSTIFLRIKDVNSSDSGLYFCGVRSDNKPAIVSGAYLRVQEAFDGITKPMSVILGALIIPLILVIIGLVVKIQRLQTAHKGGQNPQHSQNLDSDNLNYAALSFHPKAKRNRRPASETQQAVYAATR, via the exons ATGGTGACTTTTACCTTGATGGCAGCTTTCCTCTGTACCTGCA GCTGGATCTCTGTCTCGGTTTCTCAGTTTCAAGCTGTGGAGGTTCAGCCTGGTGGAGAGGTCACACTGATGTGCTCCAACTTTACCAGTTTgctttctcacattttctggTTCAGACTGGCCGATACACCAAACATCAGCTGCGTCTCCTTTATGTTGAACTCTGATGCCAACGCTTCATTCTGTGATGGATTTAAAAATGGCAAATTTGATATGACATCCAACACATCCACCATCTTTCTCAGGATCAAAGACGTGAACTCGTCCGACTCTGGACTGTATTTCTGTGGAGTTCGCTCAGATAATAAGCCTGCAATTGTCAGTGGAGCATATTTAAGGGTTCAAG AAGCATTTGATGGAATAACAAAGCCGATGAGTGTGATCCTGGGTGCTCTGATCATTCCTCTCATTCTGGTCATCATCGGTCTGGTTGTCAAAATCCAGAGACTTCAAACAG CTCATAAGGGGGGACAAAATCCACAACACAGTCAG AACCTGGACTCTGATAACCTGAACTATGCAGCGCTGAGTTTCCATCCAAAAGCAAAGCGCAACAGACGGCCTGCATCGGAGACCCAGCAGGCTGTGTATGCTGCCACCAGATAG